GTGCAGGTGGACCACGGCCCGCACCTCGGGGTCGCGGCGGTAGAGGGCCTGGTGTAGCGGAAACTCCTTGGAGGACTTCGGCCCGGACACATGGGCCCGATCCGCCGGGCACTCCAGGTCCAGCACGGACAGCTCCTCCACCGACAGCGCGCCGAGTGAGACGCCGGTCGGGCTCATGTGGACCCGGTCGCCGTCGCGGACGCTGAGGTTGCCGGAGGTTCCGGGGCTCAGGCCGAGTGCGTCCAGCCGGCGTCCGGCGTCGACGAGGGCGTGGCGGTGGTCGGTCACGCGAGTCGCTCCCAGCTCGAGGTGAAGATGTCCTCGTCGCCGAAGTTCCCGGACTTCAGCGCGAGATTGACGACGGCGCCAGCGCGGGTGGTCCCCGCCGCCCACGAGACGCCGGGGGACAGGCTCGCGCCGAGCCGCAGTCGGGTGACCTCCAGCGCGGTGAGCACCGTTCCGGACGTCTCGCCGCCCGCGACGACGAGTCCGCCCATGCCGTGTTCGGCGAACCGGGCGGCGCAGCGGCCCAGCGCGCGTTCGACCAGCACGGAGGCGGCCTCGCCGCCGTCGGCGCGCGGCGGTTCGACGTCGGCGAGCGAGTCCACGGCATAGACCAGCACCGGGCGTGCGGCGTCCTCGGCCCAGCGGGCCCGCGCCCACTCGACGACGGCGGCGACCTCGGCGTCCAGGTCGGTCCGCAGCGCCTCCAGGTCCAGCTTCCACCACGGCAGCCGGTTCCTGGCGTGGGCCACCTGCGCGCGGGTCGCCGCCGAGGCACTGCCCGCGAGGACGGCGCGGTGACCGCCGACGACGGGGATCAGCTCGGCCCGCTCGACGGGCGCGTCGGCGCTCGTCGCCGTCCCCAGGCCCAGCGCCAGGCCGGAACCGCCGGTGATCAGCGGCAGGTCGCGGGTCGCCTCGGCGATGACCCGGAGGTCGGCGTCATCGATCGCGTCGACGACCACCAGCGGTCCGCCGTCGGCGAACTCGGCGTCGAGGGCGGCCCGCAGCGCGTCGGGTCCGCGCCGGACGGTCTGGTGGAACACCTCGCCGACGGCGTGCCGAGTCTGCGGTTCGAGCAGCAGGCGCACGCGAGACTCGGTCATCGGGGTCAGCGGGTGATGTCGCATGGAGCTCTCGTCGAGCAGGTCGGAGCCGACGAACAGGCGTCCCTGGTAGACGGTGCGTCCGGTGGCCGGAAAGGCCGGTACGACGACGGTGCCGGGCGTGTCGAGATCGGCCAGCAGGGCGTCCATGACGGGGCCGATGTTGCCCTGCGCGGTGGAGTCGAAGGTCGAGCAGTACTTGTCGTAGATCCGTTCGCAGCCGAGGTCGAGCAGGGTCCGCAGCGCCGCCCGCGCGGTGGTCACCGCCTCGGCGACCTCGGCCGTGCGGGTCTTCACCGCGATCACCACGGCGTCGACGTCGGCGGGCACGTCCTCTCGCGCGGGGACGCCGAGTGTCACCACCGTGCGCAGCCCGCGTGCGACGAGATTGGTGGCGAGGTCGGTCGCGCCGGTGAAGTCGTCGGCGATGCCGCCCAGCACGGGCATGCGACCTCCTTGGTTCTTCTCGTGAGTGTGGGCGGGTCGGGGTGTCGCACGTGACCTCGCCTGGATGTGAAGAAATGATACACATGTTGACTTCGCTGTGAATCCGAGGTTAGTTTGCGTTCGTTGTTGCGTCGTGGCAGCAGTCTCACGGGTCTGTGCACGCCGCGAAGTTCCACTCGCACTCGGGTCACGGCGACCGGGCAAGCACAGGAGAACCCATGAATCACGAGCTGCTGTTCGCGGCGACGGTCGAGAGGACCGTCACCTTCGCCCTCACCGGGGCCAAAGGCGGCTTCGCCCGCACCCTGCTGGCCCAGTCCCGCGTGATGCCGGGGCTCACCCCCGCGGTGCTGTGCGACCTGGACGTGCCGGGGCTGCGGGCGCTGTGTCGGGAACTGGGCTTCGACGAGGCGGACCTCGTGGTCGCCGAGACCCCCGCCGAGGTCGCCGCCGCGGTGTCCCGAGGCGCGGTGGCGCTGGTCGCCGACGTCGCGCTGCTCACCGCCGCCCGGTACGACATCCTCGTGGAGGCCACCGGCAACCCCGCCGTCGGCCACGCGGCGGCCAGGGCCGCCCTCGTCGACGGCAGGCACGTCGCCATGGTCAGCAAGGAGGTCGACTCGGTGGCAGGCGTCTCGCTCGCGGCGCTCGCCGAGCGTAACGGCCTCGTCTACACCACCGCCGACGGCGACCAGCCCGCCAACCTCATCGGACTGCACAGCTGGGCACGGGTGCTGGGCCTCGAGATCGTGGCCATCGGCAAGTCCGGCGAGTACGACCTCGTCTTCGACCCCGCCACCGGGCGCGTCACCCAGCTCGACGAGACCGTCGACGCCCCGGCCCTCGGCGACCTGCTGACCCTGGGCGAGGACGTCCCCGCGACCCTGGCGGCCAGGGCCGAGGCGGTGGCCGGGCTCCAGCGCAGCGCCACCGCCGACCCGTGTGAGATGGCCGTGGTCGCCAACAGCACCGGCTGCGTCCCCGACGTCGAGACGCTGCACTACCCCGTCGTCCGCATCGCCGAACTCGCCGACGTCTACGCGTCGCGCGAGGATGGCGGCGTCCTGCGTCGATCGGGCGTGGTCGACGTCTTCAGCGCCCTCCGCCTGCCCGGCGAGGCCAGCTTCGCGGGCGGCGTGTTCGCTGTCGTCCGGACCCACGATCCGGTCACCTGGGCCACCCTGGCGCAGAAGGGCCACGTCCTCAGCCGGAACGGGCGCTACGCCTGCGTCTACCTGCCCTATCACCTGATGGGCGTCGAGACGCCCATCACCCTGCTCTCGGCCGTCCTGCACGGCCGGCCCTCCGGCGGAGCCGCACCGCGGCAGCACGCCGTGCTCGCGGGTCGGGCCCGCCGCCCTCTGACGGCGGGCACCGTCCTCACCATGGGCGGGCACCACCACGACGTCGACGGCGTGGCCGCAGTGCTGCTCCCCGCCGACCGGACGCCGGCCGCCACCGCGCCCCTCTACCTCGCGGCGGGGGCGACCCTCTCCCGCGACGTCGCCGAGGGCGAGCTGATCACGCTCGACGACCTGACCGGCCACGACGAGGGCCTCCTCGCGGCCTGGCACGACGGACTGGCCGTCAGCGGCCGCTGAGCACCCCGCGGCGACCGGTCCGTCGGCGACCGCGGCGAGACCGTCGCCCCGCCGCCGGGGCCTGTTCCGGCCGCGGCTGATCGAAGGCGAGCGCGGGAGACCGGCCACGTCCGTCCACCGGCCGGCTCACCCCGGGCCGACCCCATCACCGCATCTCCGTCGCGTGCTCCGCCCTCTCCGGGGTCCAGCACCGACACAGTCGAAAGGCGACCCATGTCCGACGTCTACACGCTCGTGGCGTTCGGCACCGCGATCCTGTTGTTGGTGCTGATGATCGCCCGGTTCAAGGTCCACCCGGTGCCGACTCTGTTCGTCATCGTCACCGCGCTCGGCCTTGCGCTGGGCATGGGCGGCCTCGGTACCATCGAGATCATCACCGAGGGCTTCGGCTCGACGTTGGCCAGCGTCGGACTGCTGGTGATCTTCGGCTGCGTGCTCGGCAAGATGCTCGAGCTCGGCGGCGCCGCGCTGCGCATCACCGAGGAGGCCGAACGGCTGCTTCCCGGCAAGAAGCTGCCGTGGGGCATCGCGCTGGCCTCGATGGTCATCGGAATTCCGTTGATCGCCGACACCGTGGTACTCATGCTCATCCCGATCGTGTCGGTGATGGCGCACCGGACCGGCATCTCGATGATGAAGCTCGGTCCGATCCTCTACCTCGGCGCCTACGTCTTCACCTCCACGATGCCGCCCGGCCCCGGCCCGCTCGCCGCGACGTCGCTGCTCGGCGTCGAGATCGGCCAGGCGCTGCTGTGGGGCTTCGTCGTCGGCTTCCCCGGCATCCTCGTCGCCACCTTCTACCTGCTGCGCACGAAGACCCACGTGGACCCCAAGCCCGAGTACATCGCCGACCTGGGACTCGGCTCCTCGGGCGCGGGCGGCACCGGCGACGGCGTCGACACCAGGCCGAAGACCAGCCTGACGCTGTCGCTGATCCCCGTCCTGTTCCCGATCAGCGTCATCATCCTGGCGTCGTTCCTGGTGCCGGTGCTGGGCGAGGAGTCGACCGGCGGACAGGTGCTCGGCTTCCTCGGCGAGCCCGTCGTCGCGCTGTTCCTGGGCTGTGTCTCCGCGCTCCCGCTGTTCGGGCGTCGCTGGCATCGCAAGGAGGTGCTCTCCGACGTCTTCGAGCAGGGCCTCAAGCTCGCGGCCATGCCGATCGCGGTCACCGGCATCGGCGGGGCGCTGGCTCAGATCATCCGGGCCACCGGCGTCGCGGAGAGCGTCGCGGGCGGCATCGAGACGGTGGGCATCTCGCCGATCTTCGTGCCGTTCCTCGTCGCGGCGGCGGTCTGCACGATCACCGGATCGAACATTCTCGGCGTCATGACGGCGGCGGCCATCATGCAGCCGTTGATCGAGACCCTCGGCCTCTCGCCCCTGGCGGTCTACCTGGCCTGCGCCACCGGCGCTCAGATCATGAAGCACGCCAACTCCTCCGGTTTCTGGGTCACCACCACGTTGTCGAACATGACCGTGGGCCAGGGGATCAAGTCGATCGGCGTCGCCTCGGTGCTCTCGGGGATCACCGGGTTCATCGTGCTGAACGTCCTGCTGGCTCTGGGAGCGGTCTGATGATCCCTGTACCGTCAGGCACGCGAGGGAGGTCTCGATCATGGCCGAGGAGACGCCGTTGATCCCGGATCAACGACGTGAACTGCTGCTCAAACACCTACGAGGTCAGATGGTGCTGAGCGTGCACCAGCTCACCGAGATCCTCGGGGTGTCGCACATGACGGTGCGTCGCGACATCGCCGCGCTGGAACGGGAGGGTCGTGCCTTCTCCGTTCCCGGCGGCGTGCGGATCGCCAGTCAGGTCCGGCAGGAGCCGAGCTTCATCGACAAGTCCATGACCGAACGACCGCAGAAGCTCGCGATGGCCGGCGAGGCGGCGCGGTTGCTGCGGGACGACGCCACCGTGTATCTGGACGCGGGGACGACCATGCTGGCGATGGTGCCGCACGTTCTGGAGCACACGGGCATGACGGTGGTGACCAACGACTTCTCCGTGGTCGACGCGCTGGTGGGCCGCCCCGAGGTCGAACTGATCCACGTCGGCGGTCGGATCGAGCATGCCAACCGCTCCAGCGTCGGACGGCTGGCGGCCGGGACGCTGGAGCAGCTCTCGCTGGACCTGGCGTTCGTCTCGACGAGCTCGTGGGATCTCCAGCGGGGTGTCACCACGCCCTCGTCGGCGAAGGTGGAGGTCAAGCGTGCGGCGATGGCGTCGGCCTCCGGCTCGGTGCTCGTGGCGGGCAGCCCGAAGTACGGCACCTACGGGATGTATCGCATCGCGGGCCTGCGGGACTTCGACGCGATCATCACCGACGACGGCCTGGCCGAGGCCGCGGCCGCGGGCATCCGGGACCTCGGCATCGAACTGGCGCTGACGGCGCCGAGCGGTGACTGACCGTCCGGCACGGGCGACGCCGACGTGCTCAGATCCGGGTCGGCCGCGCACGCCGGGGTGAGCCGTGCTCGCGGAGGTCGACCTTCGCCGAACGGCCGCCGCCCACGACGTCTCGAGCCCGGCTCGGGCCGCCGTTCCTGGCGATGAGGACCGCGGCGTGGGCCGACCAGCCGAGGGTGGAATAGAGGGCCTCGCCGTCCGGGCTCGCCACGAGCAGGCCGATCGTGGCGCCGCGGGCGGCGGCCTCTCGGCTCAGGGCCGTCATCACGGTCGAAGCCAGTCCCCGTCGTCGATGCGCAGGGCGGGTCTCGACGGCATGCGCCACGGCGTCGCCACCGGTCAATGCCATGAGTCCTCGGGCGGCCGTCGTCCGCGACGGATGCCGGACGGTCGCCTCGATCACCGAGCCGGTCAGTGACACCGCGCTCGTGTAAGGCTCGGGGACGGTGTGTTCGTGGCGGGCCCCGTCGAGTCGCGTCGTCATGAACGTCTCGTTGCCCGCGTCCATCGCCAGTCCTGCGTCGGCGAGGACGGCCGCGACCGCCTCGGGGTGTCGGGTGGGCACGGTAAGCCAGTCTCGGTTCGGTGAGTAGGCCGTCTCCTCGGCCAGCGCACGGACGGAGTCGAGGTCCTCGTCGGCGTGCAGCGCGATGATCTCGGTGTGCCGGTCCGGCTCGCCGTGCCGGACGTGCAGTCCGCCGCGTGCCTCGTCGGCGGGCGGCAGATCCCGTGCGATGCCCCACCCGAGCTGCCAGCGGCGGACCAGGCCGGACAGGGCCGGTGTCGGTGCGTACATGTCGTAGAGACAAGCACGTCGGCCTGACATGGCGACGGTGTGCCGTACTGGGCCGACGGCTGCCCGGTCACCGCCATGGCGCTGGAGATCCTCGGGCGGGCCCCGACATCCAGCGCGCCTGCGGAACTGGCAGGACATCGTGGCCGACCGGCTGATCGCCGACGGACTCGAACACGCTGGAGGGCGCCGAGGCGACGGCCCCGGTGCGTCGCGAGGAGGAGCGGCTGCTCGTCGCGGGCCACCACCTCGCCCGGCTGGGCAGGTGTGTCGGTAGCGCCTCGACGAGGCGGCCTACGACACGATCGCGGGTCCGTGCGGTCGGCCTGATGCCGCGCCCCGCCGGGCGTCGGAATCGGTCGGCCCGGCGCGCGACGTCGCCGGCGTGCCTGCGGCGCAACCGGTCTGGTCGGGCGGCCCGATCGACGGTGACCGTCATCGCCTGTGCCGTACCCCTGTGGCCGATGCGGTGCGTGCCGGGGCAGGGGTCGGGCTCAGGACGGGCCGGGCCGGGGGTCCAACGCCGAGGTGACGTCGGCGAGCGCGTCGAGCTGCTCGGGGCTCAGCCGGTCGAACAGCATGCGCCGTACTTCGCGGACGTGGCCGGGCGCGGCGGCGGCCAAAGCCGCGAAGCCCTGGTCGGTCAGGCTTGCCAGCACGACGCGGCGGTTGCGGCGGTCTCGTCGCCGGGCCACCCAGCCGCGTGCCTCGAGTCTGCTCACGGCATGCGAGAGCCTGCTGGGGGAGGAGCCGACCTCGGCGGCCAGCTTCGTCATCGACGTGCGTCGCCCGTCGCACTCGGAGAGGGCGACCAGGATGTGGTAGTAGGCGTGCGGGATGCCGGCGTCCCGACGGAGCTGCTGATCCAGTGCCTCATGCAGCGTCTGCTGTGCATGGAGGCAGGAGCGCCAGATCTCCTGCTCGCGTGGGCTCAGCCACGCCACCGCCCCGGTCATCATCCCAGCTTACAAAGCCTGGTCGAGTCTCATTCGATTCCCGCCGACATGTTCCTTGAAGCTTCAATATAATCTGTGTCGTGCCCGTTCGCACACGACTCGGCAGGCCGTCCGGGCATCGTCGTCGAGCCGCCGCGGGCATCCTCTGCGAGGAAGGACAGACACGCATGAGCTCGATCTTCGACCCGCAGGTGCCCGCAGGCGCCTTCGACGACTTCCTTCTCGACGCGCTGCCCGCCGCCAGGGCACACCGCCGCTGGACCGAGCAGGACGGACCGCTGCCCGCCCTCTACCTCAGTCACGGGGCGCCGCCGCTCTTCGACGACGGGCCGTGGATGCGGCAGCTGCTCGCGTGGTCGCTCTCGCTGCCCAAGCCGCGCAGCATCCTGATCGTCAGTGCGCACTGGGAGGAGGCGCCGCTCAGCCTGTCCGCCACGGCCGCGCGCACCCCGCTCGTCTACGACTTCGGAGGGTTCGCCCGTCGGTACTACGAGATGACCTACCCGACGCCGGACGCGGGCGCGCTGGCGGACCGGGTCGCCGCCGCGATGTCGGACACGGAGCCGGTGCACCGGCATCGCGGTCGGGGCCTGGACCACGGGGCGTGGGTGCCGCTGAAGGTGATGTACCCGCTGGCCGACGTGCCGGTTCTTCAGCTCAGCATCCCCACCCACGACCCGGATCGGCTGCTCGACATCGGGCGGCGACTGCGGGCGCTGCGCGCCGAGGGCGTGCTGGTGGTCGGCTCCGGCTTCATGACGCACGGCCTGCCCCACCTGACCAGGGAGATCATCACGCAAGGCCTGGTCCCCGGCTGGTCGGCCGACTTCGACGCCTGGGCCGCCGACGCGCTGGCCAGGGGTGACGTCGAGACCCTGGCCGCCTATCGCTCGGCCGCGCCCGGCATGCCGTTCGCGCACCCGACCGTCGACCACTACATCCCGCTCTTCGTGACGCTCGGCGCGTCCGACGACCCGGGCAGGCCCGTGACCACCACCATCGACGGCTACATGATGGGGCTCTCCAAGCGGTCCTTCCAAGTCGCCTGATCCCGCCCCCGAACCGGTCCGAACCGGCCCGACACGGACCTCCGTCGGCTTACAGTCGGCTGATGCAGACTGCCGTCGGTCCGTCGCCGGGGGAGCGGAGCCCCCTCCGCCCGGCCTGTTCCGCGCGTCCGGGCGTCGACCCGTCATGACCGGCGACTCGACACACGGGCCCCCGGCCGTGCCCGGTGGCCGCGCCGAAGCGATCCTGCGGACCGAGCGGATGGTGCTGCGGCGCCTCACCGAGGCGGACGTCGACCTGCTGGTCGAACTCGACGCCGACCCGGCGGTGATGCGCTTCCTCACCGGCGGCCGACCCACTCCGCGAGACGTCGTCCGCGGACGGATCCTGCCCGCGATGCTGACGGCGTCCGACCGAGGAGACGTCCTCGGCTACTGGGCGGCCTTCACACACACGGCGGACGACTCCCGGATCGACGGCGAGTTCCTCGGCTGGTTCGAGCTGCGGGCGACCGATGTCGTGGGCGAGGCGGAGCTGGGCTATCGCCTGCGTCGTCGGGCCTGGGGCGTCGGCCATGCCACCGAGGGGGCGGCGGCGCTGATCCGGCTGGGCTTCGAACGCGCCGGACTGCGCCGCGTCTTCGCCACGACGATGGCGGTCAACCTCGCCTCCCGACGTGTGCTGGCCAAGGCAGGCCTGACCCTGTTCCGGACCTTCCACGAGGACTTCGACGATCCGATCGACGGTGCCGAGCACGGTGAGGTCGAATATGCCCTGACCAGGTCGGACTGGGAGCGGTACGGCGGTGCGGGCCACGTCGACCGGTGACGGCTCGCCTCATCGGGTCGCAGGGGGACTCCGTGCGGGAGCGCCCAGGCGTCGCCCGCTGCCCGCACCGGGGACCTGGTCCTCGCGGCCGGAGGACTCGCTCGAGCCTGCACGCGCCCGGCCGCCGAACCGGCTCCGACGGCGACGTGCGGGGGCCGGGTCCGGCGACCGAGGGGACGTCCGCCACCGCACCCCGTCGATCCGGCGGCGGTGGCGGTGGCGGTCGGGCGACTAGCGGAAGATCACGTCGCTGCACCCGTAGAACGTCTGATCGAAGTGGCCGGCCTGCCAGATCATGTAGACGATGTGTCGGCCGGAGCGCCCGGGAGCGTTCACCTCGATGTCCACCGAGACACCGCCGAGTGAGGGCTCACCGCTGGGCGTCCCCTCGCCGGGAGCGACCCGACCGGTCTCGCCGGCGAGTTCGAGATCGTCCCATCCGAGTTCGTCGGTCAGCGGATCGAAGCCCTGCCGCGTCACATAGATCCGGTAGTAGTCGGCGCCGTGCAGCGCCTGATCGTGGACGGTCGCGGTGAAGCTGGTGCCCACCTCGACGGCCCTCCAGGGCCCCGGCTCGTCCAATGCGGCGTAGCGGGTGCCGCCCGTGCGACCCGCGCTGCACAGCGTCCCATCGGGAATGGCGCCCTGGTGATCGCCGCCGACCCCTTCTCGATAAAGACCGTTCCAGTTCCACATGGCGTTCGTGTCGGCCTGCCAGGCCTGATAGCACATGGGGTCCTGGGTTGCCATGTCGGGATTCTGGAAATCGTGTCCCCAGCGTTGCCAACAGCCGTAGTTCCGGGACGGCGGATCGATCGTCGAGCCGTGTCCGAAGGCGGAGCCCGCCCACAACGTCGACAGGAACAGCACCACGACGCCCGCGACGGCCAGCACCTTCACGGCGGCGGCTCGGGGCAGCAGAGTATGGGTGGACATGTCATCCCCACATCGTCGGAGGAATTGTCCCCACCCAGCATAGGGTCCTGCCCTCGATTCATGAATGCGCCGTCCGGAGCAAATCGGCCGATGATCGACCGAGGCTGCATTCGATTCGCGAAGATTATCTCCGCGTCGCAGAATAGGAGATGTGAATGAATGTGTTCGTCGTCGTCGACGGCGGCCGGCGGATTCGACGCGCGTCCGTCGAACGAGCGCCCACGCGGCCGGCGGCGACTCCTCCCCGGCCGGACCGGGTGGCCTCCTTGACCTCAACTCCTCTTGAGGTCGCAGGATCTCCTGATCGGTGCTCACGACGGACAGGGACTCGGGAATGCGCGCGGTGTGGTTACGGGAATGGGGCGGTCCGGAGGTCCTCGTGGCGGGTCGGGCGCCCGACCCGACGGCGGGTCCCGGGCAGGTCGTGATCGCGGTGGCCTTCGCAGGCATCACGTTCGTGGAGACGCAGTTCCGCGCGGGCCGCGGACCGCGCAGGGCCGAGCCCGCCACACTGCCGCTGATTCCCGGCAACGGGGTGAGCGGGGTGGTGACCTCGGTCGGACCGGACGTCGAGCCCGGGTGGATCGGCAGGCGGGTCGTCGCGAGCGCGGGGGGACAGGGCGGCTACGCCGAGCAGGCGGCCGTCGACGCCGCGGCCCTGTTCGCGGTGCCCGAGTCGGTGGCGCTGGACGACGCGGTGGCGCTGCTGGCCGACGG
This genomic stretch from Actinoalloteichus hoggarensis harbors:
- a CDS encoding GNAT family N-acetyltransferase, which encodes MTGDSTHGPPAVPGGRAEAILRTERMVLRRLTEADVDLLVELDADPAVMRFLTGGRPTPRDVVRGRILPAMLTASDRGDVLGYWAAFTHTADDSRIDGEFLGWFELRATDVVGEAELGYRLRRRAWGVGHATEGAAALIRLGFERAGLRRVFATTMAVNLASRRVLAKAGLTLFRTFHEDFDDPIDGAEHGEVEYALTRSDWERYGGAGHVDR
- a CDS encoding GntP family permease, with amino-acid sequence MSDVYTLVAFGTAILLLVLMIARFKVHPVPTLFVIVTALGLALGMGGLGTIEIITEGFGSTLASVGLLVIFGCVLGKMLELGGAALRITEEAERLLPGKKLPWGIALASMVIGIPLIADTVVLMLIPIVSVMAHRTGISMMKLGPILYLGAYVFTSTMPPGPGPLAATSLLGVEIGQALLWGFVVGFPGILVATFYLLRTKTHVDPKPEYIADLGLGSSGAGGTGDGVDTRPKTSLTLSLIPVLFPISVIILASFLVPVLGEESTGGQVLGFLGEPVVALFLGCVSALPLFGRRWHRKEVLSDVFEQGLKLAAMPIAVTGIGGALAQIIRATGVAESVAGGIETVGISPIFVPFLVAAAVCTITGSNILGVMTAAAIMQPLIETLGLSPLAVYLACATGAQIMKHANSSGFWVTTTLSNMTVGQGIKSIGVASVLSGITGFIVLNVLLALGAV
- a CDS encoding lytic polysaccharide monooxygenase auxiliary activity family 9 protein is translated as MSTHTLLPRAAAVKVLAVAGVVVLFLSTLWAGSAFGHGSTIDPPSRNYGCWQRWGHDFQNPDMATQDPMCYQAWQADTNAMWNWNGLYREGVGGDHQGAIPDGTLCSAGRTGGTRYAALDEPGPWRAVEVGTSFTATVHDQALHGADYYRIYVTRQGFDPLTDELGWDDLELAGETGRVAPGEGTPSGEPSLGGVSVDIEVNAPGRSGRHIVYMIWQAGHFDQTFYGCSDVIFR
- a CDS encoding NAD(P)H-dependent oxidoreductase, giving the protein MNHELLFAATVERTVTFALTGAKGGFARTLLAQSRVMPGLTPAVLCDLDVPGLRALCRELGFDEADLVVAETPAEVAAAVSRGAVALVADVALLTAARYDILVEATGNPAVGHAAARAALVDGRHVAMVSKEVDSVAGVSLAALAERNGLVYTTADGDQPANLIGLHSWARVLGLEIVAIGKSGEYDLVFDPATGRVTQLDETVDAPALGDLLTLGEDVPATLAARAEAVAGLQRSATADPCEMAVVANSTGCVPDVETLHYPVVRIAELADVYASREDGGVLRRSGVVDVFSALRLPGEASFAGGVFAVVRTHDPVTWATLAQKGHVLSRNGRYACVYLPYHLMGVETPITLLSAVLHGRPSGGAAPRQHAVLAGRARRPLTAGTVLTMGGHHHDVDGVAAVLLPADRTPAATAPLYLAAGATLSRDVAEGELITLDDLTGHDEGLLAAWHDGLAVSGR
- a CDS encoding GNAT family N-acetyltransferase — its product is MYAPTPALSGLVRRWQLGWGIARDLPPADEARGGLHVRHGEPDRHTEIIALHADEDLDSVRALAEETAYSPNRDWLTVPTRHPEAVAAVLADAGLAMDAGNETFMTTRLDGARHEHTVPEPYTSAVSLTGSVIEATVRHPSRTTAARGLMALTGGDAVAHAVETRPAHRRRGLASTVMTALSREAAARGATIGLLVASPDGEALYSTLGWSAHAAVLIARNGGPSRARDVVGGGRSAKVDLREHGSPRRARPTRI
- a CDS encoding MarR family winged helix-turn-helix transcriptional regulator, with the translated sequence MMTGAVAWLSPREQEIWRSCLHAQQTLHEALDQQLRRDAGIPHAYYHILVALSECDGRRTSMTKLAAEVGSSPSRLSHAVSRLEARGWVARRRDRRNRRVVLASLTDQGFAALAAAAPGHVREVRRMLFDRLSPEQLDALADVTSALDPRPGPS
- a CDS encoding dioxygenase family protein, which translates into the protein MPVRTRLGRPSGHRRRAAAGILCEEGQTRMSSIFDPQVPAGAFDDFLLDALPAARAHRRWTEQDGPLPALYLSHGAPPLFDDGPWMRQLLAWSLSLPKPRSILIVSAHWEEAPLSLSATAARTPLVYDFGGFARRYYEMTYPTPDAGALADRVAAAMSDTEPVHRHRGRGLDHGAWVPLKVMYPLADVPVLQLSIPTHDPDRLLDIGRRLRALRAEGVLVVGSGFMTHGLPHLTREIITQGLVPGWSADFDAWAADALARGDVETLAAYRSAAPGMPFAHPTVDHYIPLFVTLGASDDPGRPVTTTIDGYMMGLSKRSFQVA
- a CDS encoding DeoR/GlpR family DNA-binding transcription regulator translates to MAEETPLIPDQRRELLLKHLRGQMVLSVHQLTEILGVSHMTVRRDIAALEREGRAFSVPGGVRIASQVRQEPSFIDKSMTERPQKLAMAGEAARLLRDDATVYLDAGTTMLAMVPHVLEHTGMTVVTNDFSVVDALVGRPEVELIHVGGRIEHANRSSVGRLAAGTLEQLSLDLAFVSTSSWDLQRGVTTPSSAKVEVKRAAMASASGSVLVAGSPKYGTYGMYRIAGLRDFDAIITDDGLAEAAAAGIRDLGIELALTAPSGD
- the otnK gene encoding 3-oxo-tetronate kinase → MPVLGGIADDFTGATDLATNLVARGLRTVVTLGVPAREDVPADVDAVVIAVKTRTAEVAEAVTTARAALRTLLDLGCERIYDKYCSTFDSTAQGNIGPVMDALLADLDTPGTVVVPAFPATGRTVYQGRLFVGSDLLDESSMRHHPLTPMTESRVRLLLEPQTRHAVGEVFHQTVRRGPDALRAALDAEFADGGPLVVVDAIDDADLRVIAEATRDLPLITGGSGLALGLGTATSADAPVERAELIPVVGGHRAVLAGSASAATRAQVAHARNRLPWWKLDLEALRTDLDAEVAAVVEWARARWAEDAARPVLVYAVDSLADVEPPRADGGEAASVLVERALGRCAARFAEHGMGGLVVAGGETSGTVLTALEVTRLRLGASLSPGVSWAAGTTRAGAVVNLALKSGNFGDEDIFTSSWERLA